In Mytilus trossulus isolate FHL-02 chromosome 6, PNRI_Mtr1.1.1.hap1, whole genome shotgun sequence, a single window of DNA contains:
- the LOC134722779 gene encoding uncharacterized protein LOC134722779, translating to MYHNLIKGGACISVRGGACISVRGGACISVRGGACISVKGGVCISVRGGACISIRGGVCISIRGGVCISVRGGDCISVKGGVCISVRGGACISVRGGACISVRGGACISVRGGACISRRCVYIYQRRCMYIYQRRCVYICQRRCVYICQRRCVYICQRRCVYICQRRCVYICQRMCVYICQRRLPYHLNNVFLCKVCGCHPEMVDLLCNICFTDDN from the exons ATGTACCACAACTTGATTAA AGGAGGTGCGTGTATATCTGTCAGAGGAGGTGCGTGTATATCTGTCAGAGGAGGTGCGTGTATATCTGTCAGAGGAGGTGCGTGTATATCTGTCAAAGGTGGCGTGTGTATATCTGTCAGAGGAGGTGCGTGTATATCTATCAGAGGAGGTGTGTGTATATCTATCAGAGGAGGTGTGTGTATATCTGTCAGAGGAGGTGATTGTATATCTGTCAAAGGAGGTGTGTGTATATCTGTCAGAGGAGGTGCGTGTATATCTGTCAGAGGAGGTGCGTGTATATCTGTCAGAGGAGGTGCGTGTATATCTGTCAGAGGAGGTGCGTGTATATCT AGGAGGTGCGTGTATATCTATCAGAGGAGGTGTATGTATATCTATCAGAGGAGGTGTGTGTATATCTGTCAGAGGAG GTGCGTGTATATCTGTCAGAGGAGGTGCGTGTATATCTGTCAAAGGAGGTGTGTGTATATCTGTCAGAGGAGGTGCGTGTATATCTGTCAGAGGATGTGTGTGTATATCTGTCAGAGGAG actcccataccaccttaataatGTATTCCTTTGTAAAGTTTGCGGTTGTCATCCCGAGATGGTTGATCTGTTAtgtaatatctgtttcacagatgacaaCTGA
- the LOC134723514 gene encoding uncharacterized protein LOC134723514: MVYIYLVLCIVVTTASVSAVSPSNCTDATFIDCQDSHVCSHTDLKKYCPLTCGICKPCQDESVFNCNQNVCSFPTLKKFCPVTCNSCSETSHIISTQVNSCIYKGKTYQQDDHFDDGCLYKCVCEDASTGKYVCREKCYTWNLPSVCSLDPPASGKCCHTPSCPSYVQITYPQGYSKE, encoded by the exons ATggtgtatatatatttggtcTTGTGTATAGTAGTCACTACAGCTTCAG TTTCAGCTGTGTCTCCTTCTAACTGTACTGACGCTACATTTATTGATTGTCAAGATTCACATGTCTGCAGCCATACCGATCTCAAGAAGTACTGTCCTCTCACCTGTGGTATATGCA aACCATGTCAAGACGAGAGTGTGTTCAACTGTAATCAAAACGTGTGTTCCTTTCCAACACTGAAGAAATTCTGTCCTGTTACTTGTAATTCGTGTAGTGAGACCTCACATATAATATCAA cACAGGTAAACAGTTGTATTTACAAGGGAAAGACGTATCAGCAAGATGATCACTTTGACGATGGATGTCTTTACAAATGTGTCTGTGAAGATGCATCTACAGGAAAATATGTTTGTCGTGAAAA GTGCTACACATGGAACCTTCCAAGTGTTTGTTCATTAGATCCTCCAGCTTCTGGAAAGTGTTGTCATACACCAAGTTGTCCTTCATACGTACAAATAACGTATCCACAGGGATATTCCAAAGAATAG
- the LOC134723515 gene encoding uncharacterized protein LOC134723515, which produces MENLSFFLFIVVTVTSEPCQDQSVFNCTKNVCSFPSLKKFCPVTCNSCSEPTHISSQLNSCYYKGNSYQQGEHFTDGCDYKCVCEDASTGRYVCHSMCYQWSLPDVCKLNPAAPGKCCQTPSCPSYIQINYPSGYSVE; this is translated from the exons ATGGAGAATTTATCCTTCTTCTTATTCATAGTAGTCACAGTAACTTCAG aacCCTGTCAGGACCAGAGTGTGTTTAACTGTACTAAGAACGTGTGTTCCTTTCCCTCACTGAAGAAATTCTGCCCTGTAACTTGTAATTCCTGTAGTGAGCCAAcacatatttcat CGCAATTAAACAGTTGTTATTACAAAGGAAATTCGTACCAGCAAGGTGAACACTTTACCGATGGTTGTGATTACAAATGTGTTTGTGAAGATGCATCTACTGGACGTTACGTCTGTCATTCAAT GTGTTACCAGTGGAGCCTACCAGATGTTTGTAAATTGAATCCCGCAGCTCCTGGAAAGTGTTGTCAAACACCAAGTTGTCCATCATACATTCAAATTAATTATCCGTCAGGTTATTCAGTTGAATAA